A single region of the Buchnera aphidicola (Pseudoregma panicola) genome encodes:
- the pnp gene encoding polyribonucleotide nucleotidyltransferase, with protein MQNYIKHKFEYGNNTVILETGIIAKQATSAVVANIDDTIVLVTVVFNKKVKEENNFFPLKVDYQERTYAAGRIPGGFFRREGRPSENEILIARLIDRPIRPLFPEGLLNEIQIVATVISVNPQINPDIVAVIGTSAALNISGIPFFGPIGISRVGFINKKYCLNPIVQDMKFSSLDLVVSGTKNAILMVEAESNMLTEKEILNAILFGHKNQKKLIKNISLFSKKVIKPKIDCNFLLNKKKLFYKIKKFYKDKIVSSYLTKFKLEREEKINILKNEILNFISLKYPKYNKIEIENSINLVEKYIFRNIILNNFSRIDKRNFNEIRKIYIQTGTLPRVHGSSLFTRGQTQSLVSVTLGTSRDAQNLDELLGDKTDNFLFHYNFPSYSVGEIGLYGSPKRREIGHGRLAKKSLIAAMPNTKEFPYTIRIVSEITESNGSSSMASVCGASLALMDAGVPIKFAIAGIAMGLIKRCNEYVILSDISGEEDRFGDMDFKVSGSFIGITSLQMDIKIEGITIEIIKVALEKAKLARLKILKIMSNHINAPKKEISIFAPRIHTIKIDPCKIKDVIGKGGSVIRMLTEETGTTIEIEDDGTVKISSSLKDQAKNAIKKIKKITSEIEVGKIYSGKITKIVEFGAFVSIGSGKEGLVHISQISNKRISKVSNFLNINQNVSVKVLEIDKNGRLRLSIKDAKFS; from the coding sequence TTGCAAAATTATATAAAACATAAATTTGAATATGGTAATAATACTGTTATTTTAGAAACAGGAATTATTGCAAAACAGGCTACTTCTGCAGTAGTCGCAAATATAGATGATACTATAGTTCTTGTAACAGTTGTTTTTAATAAAAAAGTTAAAGAAGAAAACAATTTTTTTCCTTTAAAGGTAGATTATCAAGAGAGAACATATGCTGCTGGTAGAATACCTGGTGGTTTTTTTAGAAGAGAAGGAAGACCAAGTGAAAATGAAATATTAATAGCAAGATTAATAGATAGACCAATAAGACCATTATTTCCTGAAGGTTTATTAAATGAAATACAAATTGTGGCAACTGTTATTTCTGTAAATCCTCAGATAAATCCAGACATAGTAGCTGTTATAGGAACTTCAGCTGCTTTAAATATTTCAGGAATTCCATTTTTTGGACCTATAGGAATTTCTAGAGTTGGTTTTATAAATAAAAAATATTGTTTAAATCCAATAGTTCAAGATATGAAATTTAGTAGTTTAGATTTGGTAGTTTCGGGTACTAAAAATGCTATATTAATGGTAGAAGCAGAATCTAACATGTTAACTGAAAAAGAAATTTTAAATGCTATTTTATTTGGACATAAGAATCAAAAAAAACTTATTAAAAATATTTCTTTATTTTCTAAAAAAGTTATAAAACCTAAAATAGATTGTAATTTTTTATTAAATAAAAAAAAATTGTTTTATAAAATTAAAAAATTTTATAAAGATAAAATTGTTAGTTCTTATTTAACTAAATTTAAGTTAGAAAGGGAAGAAAAAATTAATATTTTAAAAAATGAAATTTTAAATTTTATAAGTTTAAAATATCCAAAATATAATAAAATAGAAATAGAAAATTCTATAAATTTAGTTGAAAAATATATTTTTAGAAATATCATTCTAAACAATTTTAGTAGAATTGATAAAAGAAATTTTAATGAAATAAGAAAAATATATATACAAACAGGAACGTTGCCTAGAGTTCATGGATCTTCTTTATTTACTAGGGGTCAAACTCAATCTTTAGTTTCTGTTACCTTAGGAACTTCTAGAGATGCGCAAAATTTAGATGAATTATTGGGAGATAAAACAGATAATTTTTTGTTTCATTACAATTTTCCATCTTATTCTGTTGGAGAAATAGGACTATATGGATCTCCAAAAAGAAGAGAAATAGGACATGGAAGATTAGCAAAAAAAAGTTTAATTGCAGCTATGCCTAATACAAAAGAATTTCCTTATACTATAAGAATAGTTTCAGAAATTACTGAATCTAATGGTTCTTCTTCTATGGCTTCTGTTTGCGGAGCTTCATTGGCTTTAATGGATGCCGGCGTTCCAATAAAATTTGCAATAGCAGGAATAGCTATGGGATTGATAAAAAGATGTAATGAATATGTAATATTATCAGATATTTCTGGTGAAGAAGACCGTTTTGGTGACATGGATTTTAAAGTTTCTGGAAGTTTCATTGGAATAACATCTTTGCAAATGGACATAAAAATAGAAGGAATAACTATAGAAATAATTAAAGTTGCATTAGAAAAAGCTAAGTTAGCTAGATTAAAAATTTTAAAAATTATGTCAAATCATATTAATGCTCCTAAAAAAGAAATATCTATATTTGCACCAAGAATTCATACTATAAAGATTGATCCTTGTAAAATAAAAGATGTTATAGGAAAAGGAGGATCTGTAATAAGAATGCTTACTGAAGAAACAGGTACTACTATAGAAATAGAGGATGATGGTACTGTTAAAATTTCTTCTTCTTTAAAAGATCAAGCTAAAAATGCTATAAAAAAAATTAAAAAAATTACTTCTGAAATAGAAGTAGGAAAAATATATTCTGGAAAAATTACTAAAATAGTTGAATTTGGAGCATTTGTATCTATAGGGTCAGGAAAAGAAGGTTTAGTTCATATATCTCAAATTTCTAATAAAAGAATTAGTAAAGTTTCTAATTTTTTGAATATAAATCAAAATGTTTCAGTAAAAGTTTTAGAAATAGATAAAAATGGAAGACTTAGATTAAGTATAAAAGATGCAAAATTTAGTTAA